The following nucleotide sequence is from Cucumis melo cultivar AY chromosome 1, USDA_Cmelo_AY_1.0, whole genome shotgun sequence.
atttataattttatataattagaatttcaactaatttttaaaaataatttgttgctttaaatttaaaaaataggtgtgataaaatgtatattattataaataatttgttttgacaaaaaaaaagtagagtATTAGGATTTTCCAACAtccattttttagtttttacatTAACATGCAAACTCGCTCCTTCATAATCTCTATGAAAAGTTAGGATTTCAAATCATCACAACTCATATGTTTTTTAAGTcttattttctttgaaaaaaattaaatatggtATAATGATTTTTGGTTCGTTTTTATTTATTAGTAATGGATAACTAAAATTATAGCAATCAAATAATTGTAagtatattatattaaaaaattaaaaaacctGTATAAATTTGTAAATTACCATTCTAACAGCATCACGAGCTATCAAAGCAAGGATGTCAGCACAAGAAACGACGCCGGGACATTGCTTTTCGACGGCAGCTTTAACGGCATCAACAACATTATAACCTTTTAAACTAAGGTTGGGAAAGGCATCTTTCTCTGCTGGGTTATTTGGTAGAGAATTTAGCAGCACTGAACCATCACATCCCTGTCAAATTACCAGAATCAACTGAGTTTTCTCATTTTCtcattttctcaatttttaatgATAGTAAATTTAGATAAATgaaaatatcatatatatatatatgtgtgtgtatgtgtgtgtgtatgtgtaTAAATAAGTGTCTTAGTGTTACTTGTCACCGCCAATTCATTGACAAAAAACAAAAGGTATATAATTACTATACCCTAACAAAGCAGTCATGGAAATGCATCCTCAACAAAGAAGCAGCTATTGATGGTTGTTTCTTAACATATTGAGCAACCGTCTTGGCGACGATATACTCCACCCCAGGGCAGCAATCCTGGTAAAACCCGACTGCCAACTCTTGTGCTCCGACGATGTTCGAGAGAGATGATATAAACATTAGTTGCaaaaagagaaggaagaaaagCTTTGGAGTAATGGCCATGGTTATataggaagaagagaagacaaaaTATGGTTTTGATAGACTTAAATGATGTTTTGAGATATAATGATGATTGCATTGAAAGATGGTCTGGTTTTTTATAGTGGAAACTTGAGTGTTTGAAGTTTGAACTTTTCATGAATTACAATCTGTCATGTAGGACTTTTCTTCTCTCTAGAGGttcttttataatttaatttagttttgaTTTGTTGGAAGTGACCTTaactaaaaaaacatttttgacTTTTGGAGATTCCTTTGCTGTGGTTTATATACTTCACTTGATATTCAGttgtttttttagtattttctctgtgaaattttttctttaattttggaTGTGTATTTAAATGGAGAGTAAATATATACGTTAAGAGatagttacaaatataacaattagatttaaaacattagtatatagcaatattttgaaagaaatgcaaatataacaaaatatatgtCAAAGTCATAGAATTCTTCCGCTAATAACCCATgttgaaaatattaatttatcatTAACAGGTCATAAGAGTCAATTTgcaataaattttgttatatttacattttttcaaatattaatttatcaGTAATAGATCATAAGAATCAATCAACTATAAACATTGTAATTacatttgcaattttttaaaatgttgttatacatTTAACTATTATCCATAAAATTGttatcagttttttttttttccgtctAAGGTTCGTTTTATATTAttcttaaattatttttttttgttatatttataagaAAAGTTCAGTAAAAAACAACCAATTAAAAGAATTTATGTCATCTTGGAATTATTTGAAAACGATGTTAAGAGATACAAAAACACAAACAATAGAAAAGAAAGCAAGTAACTATATGAGTAAACAAAGTCAACATTATTATTCTtacatatattctttttttttttttttttttttttatctatttgttatatttagcaTATGTGGTTGTATTAATTATATCATCATGGAAATAAAATTTGATCAAGTTTacatattttatttctattttttttaaaaaataatcataGTTAGGCCACTGTttgacaaaataaataaataaataaatccaatcttttttgttttaaaattcatgtttgtttgttttcatatttgaattaaataaataattgatttttagtcaaattaaaaaaaaaaactttaattaattttattttttaaaaaataatggagGTACTATCTATAAGCttgatatttatttaaaaaccaaGTGGTTATCAAACTCAAATATTAATGAAAAAGAATTGTAAAAACTATAGTATATATTGTGCCTCTCCAACTACCCAAAAACCCTAATCCAAACGTTTTATTGTTATAAAATTGAAGAATGTGGTATTATTGATAAACCCCTAATTAACAAATAATTAAGCATTAATTAGAAGTTGTGTTTGGTCAGCTGTGAGAGAATGGATCCAATCCACAGTAGTACTGCAAAGAAGTGTTTGAGAAAAGTTTGGTATAAGCCATATTAACAAACAATATTAGCACGTACAAAACTTAGCCAATaaacatgatttttttaaaaattttgtttggAGGAAGAAATAGAACAATgggattaatttaattaacagAAGTGTGTGTGGAGTAATTGATCAGAAAATCATTAGAGgatgagaaagatgaaaaagaaaaaaaagaatccTGCATGGCACGTAATCAAGTTGCTAATTGtttattacaaaatttaaaGTAAGAAAATGTCTAAATCGAAAGGGTTGACATTCGGTATAGATAGCGAAATtgttttaaactaattaattaattatgttcTTTGCTTATAAAACATTCTTAGATGTGTGTTttgtttgattgtttttctttgtttcttttgtttGATTGTTACTAATCCATAACGTGGAATACACACATGAAATTTATTCAAAGAGAAAACGACGACAACGTGTGATTGTCAACTATTTAATATACCTATGATCTAACTCATATTCGTACATGAGATTACATATACTACTTTGATTTGGGTTGTGGGTGAATATACTTTTGGTgagaaataataaaactaaaaactaagCTAAGATTAAAGAGAAAATTTGATGCAGCTTTGTTTGGCATTAGGAAAGACTAATATCTTAATCATTGGAGGGCGTTAGGTTAAAATCTAGGTCAAATGATCTCTTACGAATGTATCAATCATTACGAATATATCGACAACtagaattttcttttatatattctATCGTTCAACGTTTGACTTTGAGATCAAAGtcattttttattgtttttgcaTGTTTTCCTTTTTCAGATTACAAATTTATTGTTTGCTGTCATGTGGAGGTTATGGGTAGATTATCTTCTACGAAAAAATTGACATCAAAGAAGAAAGGGTAAAATGTTCTTTTACAGTTAAAATAGAGTAGTATTATATAGTTATGGTATACATTATTTAATTTACTTTGAGATTCAATTTTCTTTAAGAATATTAGGTATTAGTATTTTTGAAATAGTGCTTTACATTTTAATGATAAGGTGTATTAATAATGTGTATATTTTTGGTTGAATGAAGGAGGGATcaactatatattataattattattagagTACTAAATTATAATACATATCCTCCCAAAACTCACCATtgcaaataaataaattaattaataataataataataaattaaattaaatcacaGGTCTAATTTATATGTATTTCCTTAACCTTCAATTCaagtttgaatttaaaaatgtctctagtttactattatatatatatatatattcaaacatTACAAATATCAATATCTTTTTAGAACATTTTATGTGGGATGaaaaatttgtatttttaaGTTTGTGTTGGATAGGTTAGTGGGGTTTTTAAGAACTCTAAATAATAAATGAATcacttattttgaaaaataaagaaaaagaaaaaattagatGAACTATAAACCACATGTTATCAAacttatttaacttttaatattTATACTTAGGATTTGAACTCAGAAGAATAACCGCTAAGTTAACCATgtagtttatttttcttttagtttatgtcaatatattttctagattTGCGCCTTTGATGGAATGtagtaaataaaaattttagttttcGTCTTTAAAAATGGTACATTTTTTCAAAAGTAATTTGTTTTTCTCGATCCATCTAGAATAAGACGATCTTTTACCCATTATaattttttccaaattttatataaaattgttGTGGTAAATAAGatttttatgataaaattgtataaaaaaaatagatgtaaagaaaattagttatttttctaatttgaaaaattctcataaatatatgttttcaaattttaaggataaaaaaaaaataaataaagattgAAAAGATTTGAATAGAGATTAGATTAACAATTTTCAAATCTTCCCaaatttttaaagtttttaaGCTTTCGAAATGAgatccataatttttttttgaaaagataacAAAGAAAATAGGTAAGATTTGAATAGTTTttgtaaaaagataaaagaaaattaaataagatttaGTAAGATTTGAAAAAAGTTGGAATTTTAACTAAATGTCTATAGGAAAAATCCAAAATATAATGGATAAGATGGCGAGAAAAACAATTTTATGAATTGAGTTTTAAGAAATGTGCTACTCTTAAACCAACATAGAGTACTACGTGAACGTCAATCTTGATGTGCTttgtaaaatttcatgtataaAATTTGGTCTCGTTGATATATTTATGCTttgtaaaatttcatgtacaaAATTTGGTCTCGTTGATATATTTATGTGGAAAAAAGAAGTTGTGTGGATTCTCCATAAGACATAAGTTTTGTACTTATGATTTTCTTAAGTCTTAGTAAATAATCCGGACTAAAAATCCTCATATATAGGTTCTTTTTTTATTGCAACTTAAGTTGTTTACTCGATTTTTAGCTTTCATGTAATCTCAATTCTCTAGTTCAACTTTGTgtgtttttttcttcctttgacTAGAAAGGAAAAGGTCATTAGATTATGTCCTCCCATGTATCTTTTTGGCACACATTTGATGTTCTTAGAATTTGGTGGCTGTGATCaccaaaaaattcaactttACGCTCTCCCTAAATATAATTGATGAGACAATTTCTATACTTAGTTATGTTAGTTTGGTTGGAGCAGATATATAGCCtctttagttttttgttttacCAATATTATATATGTGTATTCAAAGTGAAAATGAgacaaaaggaaaaagaaagtttTGGAGTCACTTTGCTAACAACCTTATTGCTTGCTTCTCCTCTCTATTTTTTAAAGGAACATTTTCAAAAATCGTATAGTAACTTTACAAATAACAAAATCAAGTTTCTTATTTCTAGCTTgattccttttttaaaaaaacataaacaataaAGTTAAATTATGCATCATGCAATTATTGGACGTTGATGTCACAAGGAGTGAAATgaaacaaagaagaaaagaaaaaggagaaaactGTTTCTCATCTTCACTGGCATCATCACAAGAATCGATCTGCTGTCAGTTGAAATCAATCACGCTCTTCAAAACAATCGACCATCGTTTCTGCATGAATTCCAACAATAAAATCTCCACTTTCAAGAACCAAATTCCTCCCAAATCTCAAgaacagaaagaaaaaaaaaaaaaaaaaccctaaccaGAGAACTCCAATGAAGATCTTCATTGTCACAATGGGACACGAATTCCCCATAGAAATAGGTAATCAAGAACAAATCATCGAAATCAAGAGAAAAATCGAACAATTCATTGGCATCCCCATCGAATCCCAAACTCTCTCTGTTTACGGTTGCGAGTTAGTCGATGGACTCGTCATGGAGGATTATGATCAATTCATCACAGAAGATTCGCGAATCGATCTCTCAGTCGTCGACCAAATCATCGCACCATCAAACGAGTTTCCGATCGCTGTGGAATTCTCCGGCCAACGGATAAACATAAACATCGACAAAACAGAGACGGTTCATAGTTTAAAGCAGAAAATCCAGATAATCTACGGCTTACCCATACAAACAATGTCGCTATTTCATTCCGGTATGGAACTAGGCGAGGATTGTCAGAACGTAAGCGAATTCGGAATCGGTGAATTTTCGGAAGTGATTGTGTTTATGAAAACGACGAGTCGTTATTTGAGCGATGATTCTAATTCAAGGAGGAAGATGATCAGTTTCGTGGTGGAGACGTCGTCGAGCTTGCTTAATGCAGCGTGTATTCCAATGGAAATGAAGGATTCAAGCACCGTGAAGGACGTGAAAGAACTGCTTTTGGGCGGAAAGATTCTTCCGGACGACGAGTATTTGTTTATTCATAAACAAAGGATTATGAGAGAGAAGCGTAGTTTAAGATGGCATGGGGTTGAAAATGGCGATTTTCTTTATGTTTTTAAAGGCACCGTTAGCCGTGGTGAATTTTATTGATGATAAAACACATTTGTAGAAATAAATATATGATGagaatgataataatataagatgaaaaattttcaatatttattatagttttgttttgttgttttattatatttatgagaATCTAATCTATGTGTGTGTAAAGAGACAACTAGTTTAATTCTTAAATGGAAAGtggtttaaaaaatattataaatagaaagagaagtgattgaagattttattctctcattcaatttcatttcataaattaatgattttatatttataaatgtatGGAAATTTTGGATATGAGATAGACAGATCatgaacaaaattaaatttaaaattatttagatcTTTTCCATGCAcgagaactttttttttttaatggagaTTTGAATCATGAATACTCAAATAATTAGTTTCCTTAATAGTACTAGAATTTAAATGATATGATATAATTTACTAAGCATTCTCGATGAATTAGATGATCGGgttgatatttttaaatttatttgtaatttcgGATCGTGGAAGGTTGATAAAATTAACATTTATATGGCAGGACAAATAGAACCGAACCAAATTGGACACAAAATTCTTAGGTTTTCTACTTTATCTTTGACGATGAGGTAAGTAGCTCATCTATTGTATAAAGAGTTGAGTCTACATATTCGTAAACCCTCAATATTTCAACCGAAGAATAAAGAATTAATTCCGTAtgatctacaaaaaaaaattagttgaaaatataaatatgacgaaaaaggagaagaaaaaaaaaaccctagttTTTATAGACGAAGAGGAAAAAAGAGGGGGCTTTACtacaataatgataataatagaagTTTAGAAGAGAAGAAGATTGGAAGAAGAAGCAAAGAAGAATCGACGAGCTTCAATATCATCACCATCTTCGTCATCAAGGGGATAGAAAAAGATGTAAATGTGGGAACCATCACGTAAGCCAAAATCAACGAGCGAGATTCCATCATCGGTTTGGGAGATGAGACGTTCTGTATCGTGGTCGGGAATGAAGATCAATCGATGAGAAGGAAGATCGTGTTGGTGAGCAGTGATTTGAGTTCTAAGATCACAAACGGTGGCATCGTCTTCAACCTCAACGAAGAACAAAGAGCCCGTCAAATTTTGCACCACCAACTTCATCGCTTCTCCGCCATACACGGTTTGAAAATTAATCCgtgttttaaaattaattaggatggaataagaataataatgatGTTGATATCAATATTTGAAGGAAAATATTAATAGTAGGAAGAGAAGAAAGTGAAAATTAAAGGATGGGGAGATTTGTTCATAATTGCTGCATTTTCGGTGGTTAGGTTGTAGATTGGAAATGAGTGTGGTGTGGTGTTCCGGGATTTATGCTCTTCGCATAAATTGTTTTtctatatatacacatataaatatattttg
It contains:
- the LOC103495579 gene encoding uncharacterized protein LOC103495579, translated to MKIFIVTMGHEFPIEIGNQEQIIEIKRKIEQFIGIPIESQTLSVYGCELVDGLVMEDYDQFITEDSRIDLSVVDQIIAPSNEFPIAVEFSGQRININIDKTETVHSLKQKIQIIYGLPIQTMSLFHSGMELGEDCQNVSEFGIGEFSEVIVFMKTTSRYLSDDSNSRRKMISFVVETSSSLLNAACIPMEMKDSSTVKDVKELLLGGKILPDDEYLFIHKQRIMREKRSLRWHGVENGDFLYVFKGTVSRGEFY